A genome region from Solirubrobacter pauli includes the following:
- a CDS encoding ImmA/IrrE family metallo-endopeptidase: MAGLDSNRGAKRAREAREALGLDAGAPVDCLLTVVEERAAVPVVVAALPGDLAGACYRESDEDVVVWVNGSQHVVRQRFTLAHELGHAWCRHDGGLEPDSFATVSGRTTNPLEIQANAFAAEFLVPRARLEARGRREPTLEDVVTVAAEHGVSAIMVVYRFKQLKLASDRRVAALEAEIDERLHERLFGELRLDPLLDRLAAVESLPYLSPALAGTLLDAALHGVPVVEADVVGAVGRLLL, encoded by the coding sequence GTGGCCGGACTGGATTCCAACCGTGGTGCCAAGCGGGCGCGCGAGGCGCGGGAGGCGCTCGGCCTCGACGCCGGCGCGCCCGTCGACTGTCTGCTCACCGTCGTGGAGGAGCGTGCGGCCGTGCCGGTTGTGGTTGCGGCGTTGCCGGGCGACCTGGCCGGGGCCTGTTACCGCGAGTCCGACGAGGACGTCGTGGTGTGGGTCAACGGCAGCCAGCACGTTGTGCGGCAGCGCTTCACGCTCGCGCACGAGCTCGGGCACGCGTGGTGCCGGCACGACGGAGGCTTGGAGCCGGACTCGTTCGCGACCGTGAGCGGCCGGACGACCAACCCGTTGGAGATCCAGGCCAACGCGTTCGCCGCCGAGTTCCTGGTCCCGCGCGCCAGACTGGAAGCCCGCGGGCGGCGCGAGCCGACGCTCGAGGACGTCGTGACGGTGGCGGCCGAGCACGGCGTGAGCGCGATCATGGTCGTCTACCGCTTCAAGCAGCTCAAGCTCGCGTCCGACCGCCGGGTCGCGGCGCTGGAGGCCGAGATCGACGAGCGGCTGCACGAGCGGCTGTTCGGCGAGCTCCGACTGGACCCGCTGTTGGACCGGCTGGCGGCGGTCGAGTCGTTGCCGTACCTGTCGCCGGCGCTGGCGGGCACGCTGCTCGACGCCGCTCTGCACGGCGTGCCGGTGGTGGAAGCGGACGTGGTCGGGGCGGTGGGGCGGCTGCTGCTGTGA
- a CDS encoding ARPP-1 family domain-containing protein has protein sequence MSTLENTLADAVSVGEPDLVGPLAVFPLIATQRPALPFFAFAQAVARGVSVRELPEGASVNELLVANPLEQPVLLYEGEEVLGAQQNRTIDDSVLVPPRAQVRVPVHCVEAQRWDASRSGEAFAPAPQVAYPDLRRAKSELKRQRQHAAVRASAEQGAVWSMVAEKAQRHGVASPTAALHDVFERRREQLSALAAAVAVRPGQVGMLAAIGGRFVVVDHVSDPAAFAALHAPLVQGYALDAVEIKETDPPTLADARGFLEALRDVDPVRTEGLAPRIVGLGTRVRVDSPHAAGTALVHDGERIALTAFAHGPRPSARVRRPSRRRPRPS, from the coding sequence CACGCAGCGCCCGGCGTTGCCCTTCTTCGCATTCGCGCAGGCCGTCGCGCGCGGCGTCTCGGTACGCGAGCTGCCTGAGGGCGCGAGCGTCAACGAGCTGCTGGTCGCCAACCCGCTCGAGCAGCCCGTGCTGCTCTACGAGGGCGAGGAGGTGCTGGGCGCACAGCAGAACCGCACGATCGACGACTCGGTACTCGTGCCGCCGCGCGCTCAGGTGCGGGTGCCGGTGCACTGCGTGGAGGCGCAGCGCTGGGATGCCTCCCGGTCCGGGGAGGCCTTCGCGCCCGCGCCCCAGGTGGCGTACCCGGACCTCAGGCGCGCCAAGAGCGAGCTCAAGCGCCAGCGCCAGCACGCGGCCGTGCGGGCGAGCGCCGAGCAGGGGGCGGTGTGGTCGATGGTCGCGGAGAAGGCCCAGCGTCACGGCGTGGCGTCGCCGACCGCGGCGCTGCACGACGTGTTCGAGCGCCGGCGCGAGCAGCTGTCCGCGCTCGCGGCGGCGGTCGCCGTCCGGCCGGGGCAGGTCGGCATGCTGGCGGCGATCGGCGGGCGCTTCGTGGTCGTCGACCACGTCAGCGACCCGGCCGCGTTCGCGGCGCTGCACGCGCCGCTGGTGCAGGGGTACGCGCTGGACGCGGTCGAGATCAAGGAGACCGACCCGCCGACCTTAGCCGATGCCCGTGGCTTCCTGGAGGCGCTTCGCGACGTTGACCCGGTGCGCACGGAGGGGCTCGCGCCCCGCATCGTCGGCCTCGGCACCCGGGTCCGGGTCGACTCGCCGCACGCCGCCGGTACGGCGCTCGTGCACGACGGCGAGCGCATCGCGCTGACCGCGTTTGCGCACGGACCGCGGCCATCGGCGCGCGTCCGGCGCCCGTCGCGGCGGCGCCCCCGCCCGAGCTGA